A window of the Hordeum vulgare subsp. vulgare chromosome 5H, MorexV3_pseudomolecules_assembly, whole genome shotgun sequence genome harbors these coding sequences:
- the LOC123451962 gene encoding hydrophobic protein OSR8-like encodes MASRSCTFLEILFAIILPPLGVFLRFGCCSMEFCICLLLTILGYIPGIIYAVYVLVALGSEDRDRDYDTLA; translated from the exons ATGGCGTCCCGGAGCTGCACCTTCCTCGAGATCCTGTTCGCCATCATCCTGCCGCCGCTCGGCGTCTTCCTCCGCTTCGGCTGCTGCAGC ATGGAGTTCTGCATCTGCCTGCTGCTCACCATCCTCGGCTACATCCCCGGCATCATCTACGCGGTCTACGTTCTCGTCGCGCTCGGCTCGGAGGACCGCGATAGGGACTACGACACCCTTGC